The sequence below is a genomic window from Felis catus isolate Fca126 chromosome A2, F.catus_Fca126_mat1.0, whole genome shotgun sequence.
GGCCGCGCCGGGCCGGCTGCAGCCGCCGCGCACCGAGCGCCACGATGGGGCTGGAGACCGAGAAAGCAGACGTCCAGCTCTTCATGGACGACGACTCCTACAGCCGCCACAGCGGCGTCGACTACGCTGACCCGGATAAGTTCGCGGACTCGGGCTCCGACCGGGATCCCCACCGGCTCAACTCGAACCTCAAGGTGAAAAACAGGGGCGGGCCGTAACCTGGGCCGCGCCACGGCCTGGGGGCGCTGGTGCTCCCCCTTTACGCTAGCCCGgatcccaccctccaccctcgcCACTGGGTCAGCCCTGCGGGGTCCGGGACCCAGAATCCACATGCCTCGGGGTCGCCTGTGTAACCAGGAATTCTTAGCCAAATTCCTGTGCGCCCAACTTGACCCTGAGAAGATAGGGCAGCCCAGCCCGCTTCTcgcacccaagcacccctggttccccggggtgggggggggcgcaggTTGGTGACAGTTCGGGATCCCTGTGTCTTGCCTCTGCAGGTGGGCTTCGAGGATGTGATTGCAGAGCCGGTGTCTACGCACTCCTTTGACAAAGTGTGGATCTGCAGCCATGCCCTCTTTGAAATCAGCAAATACGTGATATACAAGTTCCTGACATTGTTCCTGGCTATCCCCCTGGCCTTCGCTGCAGGAATTCTCTTTGCCACCCTCAGCTGTCTACACATCTGGTGAGAAAGGGCACACAGGGGTGGACCAACTTTCTGAAAGTAGGAATGTTCTTTGCCACCTGCCCCCTGCACTCCCCTTCTCCCAGGCCAGCTTGCAAGAAGGTTCATCAGTTCACCCACACAGTAGCAAGAACTGAGAGATCTGGTAGGGCGTATGCTTTCTTTAGAATCACAGGTTGGTTGGGTTAGGAGTTTAAACAGAAGTAATGTTCCTCTGTCCTCGGGTGTGATTTTCCTTCCGATGTTAATAAGGCCCAGCTGACTGGAGGTGGAGACCTGGAGGCCATGCTTCCTGCCACAAGTTGTTCTCTTATAGGGCTGAGTTAGGACTTGTGCCAGTGGTTCTGGGCTAGGctcttatttctttcatcaccTTTTATTCAGTCACCACCTGTGCTTGGGGTAAAACAAAAGTGATCTCTGAGCAGAATGCCAGTGACAGTATAACTGAACAGGGATATCAGACCTGGCTAAGCAGTGCTATGGAGGGCTGCTCCAATCCTGCCACTAGCAAATGGCAAGGATGAGACCAGAGGAGATGCCATGTGTGTGCAATTGTGAGGGGCCCTcagcacaaatgaatgaaaactcaAGCTGCATAGGATAATGAAATGAGAAGTCCTCCAAATTACTTTTCTGCCTATGAGACATGGAGAGTGGCATCAACTTCAAGGGAAAGTAAGTATAGAAACCTGCTGGGCATTGGTAAGATGTTTTGAGTAAATTTATTCACACTCAAAATGCATCATAAAACCTTGAAGAATattttaagcattaaaatttttttgaaggaaaCTTTTATATTTACCAAGAAGTTGTGTTGTTATTATATTAAAAGGTATTCACTTTATCCtgagagaaagaacattctggTCACCCTGGAGTATTGCCACAGTTGTCAAGCTTGTGCTTTAGGGCAGTCCTGGTGACATGTATAATCCTAAAATGCCTTGGTGTCTTTCTTAATCACTTCATATGGTATTGCCACACCCTAACACTTGTTGTGTCCATTGTTAAAAGTTAAGAAATTATTCTCAATTCCCTTTTACCTTGTAAATCAATATCCTTTAGTCACTTAGCTAGCTAGTTAGCTCAACCAAATAAATTTACTAAATGCTTGgtttgtgctgggcactgggcccAGGATGAGTAAGACAGATGTAGTATCTGCCCTCAATTTACTCCTAGCATATCAGGGCAAC
It includes:
- the CAV2 gene encoding caveolin-2, producing the protein MGLETEKADVQLFMDDDSYSRHSGVDYADPDKFADSGSDRDPHRLNSNLKVGFEDVIAEPVSTHSFDKVWICSHALFEISKYVIYKFLTLFLAIPLAFAAGILFATLSCLHIWIIMPFVKTCLMVLPSVQTIWKSITDVVIAPLCTSVGRSFSSVSLQLSHD